A genomic window from Vigna radiata var. radiata cultivar VC1973A chromosome 2, Vradiata_ver6, whole genome shotgun sequence includes:
- the LOC111240540 gene encoding uncharacterized protein LOC111240540, translating to MMKSNRAAIVVMIMLGFIQILSVEAVNTCPVQCGLLCFVSDGPSFVECYDKCIAKCKKVPASAYNCITKCGVNKTVTVTIDDRGHVADVVDSCLQNCPRLEE from the exons ATGATGAAAAGTAACAGAGCTGCAATTGTGGTGATGATTATGTTGGGTTTTATACAAATTCTAAGTGTTGAGGCAGTAAACACTTGTCCTGTACAGTGCGGTTTACTGTGTTTTGTTTCTGATGGCCCATCATTCGTGGAATGTTATGATAAATGTATTGCAAAATGCAAAAAGGTGCCTGCGAGTGCCTACAATTGTATTACAAAGTGTGGCGTCAACAAGACAGTCACTGTTACTATTG ATGATCGTGGTCATGTGGCTGATGTGGTTGATTCCTGTTTGCAAAATTGTCCCAGATTGGAAGAGTAA